The Henckelia pumila isolate YLH828 unplaced genomic scaffold, ASM3356847v2 CTG_461:::fragment_3, whole genome shotgun sequence genome window below encodes:
- the LOC140871214 gene encoding UDP-glucuronic acid decarboxylase 6-like, with the protein MDNQISQGENNGTAKPPPEPSPLRKAKFFQANMRILVTGGAGFIGSHLVDKLMENEKNEVVVMDNYFTGSKDNLKQWIGHPRFELIRHDVTEPLLIEVDQIYHLACPASPIFYKYNPVKTIKTNVIGTLNMLGLAKRVGARILLTSTSEVYGDPLVHPQTEDYWGNVNPIGVRSCYDEGKRVAETLMFDYHRQHGIEIRIARIFNTYGPRMNIDDGRVVSNFIAQAIRDEPLTVQLPGTQTRSFCYVSDMVDGLIRLMEDEHTGPINIGNPGEFTMLELAETVKEMINPRVKIITVENTPDDPRQRKPDITKANQLLGWEPKIKLREGIPLMEGDFRQRLGILRKD; encoded by the exons ATGGATAATCAAATATCACAAGGAGAGAACAATGGAACTGCCAAGCCTCCTCCCGAGCCATCGCCTTTGAGGAAAGCTAAATTTTTCCAG GCAAACATGAGAATTTTGGTCACGGGTGGAGCTGGATTCATTGGCTCTCACTTAGTCGACAAGTTGATGGAAAATGAGAAGAATGAG gTGGTTGTCATGGATAACTACTTCACTGGCTCAAAGGACAACTTAAAGCAATGGATTGGTCATCCACGATTCGAGCTAATCCGGCATG ATGTGACAGAGCCGTTGTTGATTGAAGTCGATCAAATATACCACCTTGCTTGCCCTGCTTCCCCAATTTTCTACAAATACAATCCTGTTAAG acaataaagacaaatGTTATCGGTACCCTAAACATGTTGGGACTTGCCAAACGAGTAGGAGCAAG GATTTTACTGACATCAACATCAGAAGTTTATGGTGATCCGCTTGTGCACCCTCAGACGGAGGACTACTGGGGCAATGTGAACCCTATAG GTGTTAGGAGTTGTTATGATGAGGGAAAAAGGGTGGCCGAAactttgatgtttgattatcaTAGGCAACATGGAATTG AAATACGGATTGCAAGGATCTTCAACACTTATGGGCCACGGATGAACATCGATGATGGTCGAGTTGTCAGCAATTTTATTGCTCAAGCTATTCG CGATGAACCTTTGACGGTTCAGTTACCAGGAACACAAACAAGAAGCTTTTGCTACGTATCTGACATG GTTGATGGACTTATTCGATTAATGGAAGATGAACACACCGGACCAATTAACATTGGCAATCCAG GTGAATTTACTATGCTTGAGCTTGCTGAGACAGTGAAAGAG ATGATTAACCCTCGCGTGAAAATCATAACCGTGGAAAATACTCCAGATGATCCTCGACAGAGAAAGCCAGACATAACAAAGGCAAATCAGTTGCTTGGCTGGGAACCGAAGATCAAGTTACGCGAAGGCATTCCCCTCATGGAAGGGGATTTCCGCCAGAGGCTCGGAATTCTTAGGAAAGATTGA
- the LOC140871590 gene encoding putative methylesterase 13, chloroplastic — MGNSFTCFSQPPKQTTPKPPSSSSLDLLPPWMSPSSFKSSRRKAAEPSSSPPSSSSKTDPIFDDSYIKQQAQIASMLYQHHLHNNTDILLNLNRSVSTKNPPFSKKHKNLSMRSRSVSSSVHQHQQSLQMFNQESLDSSEVNEKKHFVLVHGGGFGAWCWYKIIALLKEANCGVNAIDLTGSGANFCDINSITTLEEYSKPLLDFLVNLEHGKQVILVGHDIGGACISYAMELHPTKVSKAIFVAATMLANSQSALDVFSQQKLLSELNQRAQKFVYGNGKNQTPTAIDFDKSLLEDFLFNRTPSKDIALASVSMRTIPFGPLTQKLTFSKANYGSIPRFYIKTDEDFVIPLPLQQHMLQTNPPTRTFQLKGSDHSPFFSKPQALQKILLEVSDLPSV; from the exons ATGGGAAACTCATTCACATGTTTCTCTCAACCACCAAAACAAACAACACCAAAACCTCCATCTTCGTCATCCTTGGATCTTCTTCCGCCATGGATGTCGCCTTCTTCCTTCAAAAGCTCGAGAAGAAAAGCTGCAGAGCCCTCCTCCTCCCCTCCTTCTTCCTCCTCGAAAACCGATCCGATTTTCGACGATTCTTACATCAAACAACAAGCCCAGATTGCGTCCATGCTCTATCAGCATCACCTCCACAACAACACCGATATTCTTCTCAATTTGAACCGCTCCGTCTCCACCAAAAACCCACCGTTTTCCAAAAAACACAAGAATTTGTCCATGAGATCGCGTTCGGTTTCGAGTTCGGTCCATCAGCATCAGCAGTCTTTGCAGATGTTTAATCAG GAATCTTTAGACAGCAGTGAAGTGAATGAGAAGAAACATTTTGTGCTAGTCCATGGAGGGGGATTTGGTGCATGGTGTTGGTACAAAATCATTGCACTTTTAAAAGAAGCCAATTGTGGGGTTAATGCCATAGACCTAACTGGCTCTGGTGCCAACTTTTGTGACATAAATTCAATCACAACTTTGGAAGAATACTCAAAGCCACTTCTTGATTTCCTTGTCAATCTTGAACATGGCAAACAG GTGATATTGGTGGGACATGATATTGGTGGGGCGTGTATTTCATATGCAATGGAATTGCATCCAACCAAAGTTTCTAAAGCAATTTTTGTTGCTGCAACTATGTTGGCTAATTCCCAAAGTGCCCTCGATGTTTTCTCTCAACAG AAATTGTTGAGTGAATTAAACCAACGAGCTCAGAAATTTGTGTATGGAAATGGGAAGAATCAGACTCCCACCGCCATTGATTTCGACAAATCGCTGCTTGAAGACTTCTTGTTCAACCGAACACCTTCTAAG GATATTGCACTTGCATCAGTATCCATGAGGACCATACCCTTTGGGCCATTAACACAGAAGCTCACCTTTTCTAAAGCAAACTATGGTTCCATTCCAAGATTCTACATCAAAACAGATGAAGATTTTGTCATTCCTCTCCCACTTCAACAACACATGTTACAAACTAATCCGCCAACACGTACTTTCCAGCTCAAGGGTTCCGACCACTCGCCTTTTTTCTCGAAGCCTCAAGCATTGCAGAAGATCTTACTCGAAGTATCGGACCTCCCATCGGTGTAA